A region from the Coffea eugenioides isolate CCC68of chromosome 9, Ceug_1.0, whole genome shotgun sequence genome encodes:
- the LOC113782824 gene encoding mitochondrial amidoxime reducing component 2-like, translating to MAEYKREAAKVTSIFVYPIKSCRGISVFRAPLSSTGFRWDRQWLVVNSKGRAYTQRVEPKLALVEVELPNEAFSDCWVPNNSSYMVIRAPSMDPLKVPLSKPSATADGVSVWEWSGSAFDEGDGASKWFSRYLGKPSRLVRFNEASETRNVDPNYAPGYKVMFSDQYPFLLASQGSLEALNKLLKEPIPINRFRPNILVDGCEPFAEDLWKEIRIQKLTFNGVKLCSRCKVPTINQETAMANSEPTETMKKFRSDKVLRPSKKPQGTKVYFGQNMVCSDSQIPGKGKMITVGNPVYVLKAFSSAADAAA from the exons ATGGCCGAGTATAAAAGAGAAGCAGCTAAAGTTACATCAATCTTTGTATACCCCATCAAATCTTGCCGTGGAATTTCTGTTTTTCGGGCACCCCTTTCTTCCACTG GGTTTCGATGGGATCGACAGTGGTTGGTAGTGAATTCCAAAGGCAGGGCTTATACACAGAGAGTAGAACCAAAGCTTGCTTTAGTTGAAGTAGAACTGCCAAATGAAGCATTCTCTGATTGTTGGGTTCCAAATAACAGCTCATACATGG TGATAAGAGCTCCTAGCATGGATCCACTGAAGGTTCCCTTATCTAAACCCTCTGCAACAGCTGATGGTGTCTCAGTCTGGGAGTGGTCTGGCTCTGCATTTGATGAGGGAGATGGTGCATCAAAATGGTTCTCCAGATATCTTGGAAAGCCCAGTAGATTAGTTCGTTTTAATGAAG CGTCAGAAACAAGGAATGTCGACCCTAACTATGCTCCTGGATACAAAGTCATGTTTTCTGACCAGTATCCCTTCCTCCTTGCATCCCAG GGATCATTAGAAGCCTTGAATAAACTTCTCAAGGAACCAATACCAATTAATCGTTTTAGGCCCAA TATTCTTGTTGATGGATGTGAACCATTTGCTGAGGACTTGTGGAAGGAGATCAGGATCCAGAAGTTAACATTCAATGGTGTCAAATTATGCTCTCGCTGTAAG GTACCCACAATTAATCAAGAAACTGCAATGGCAAACTCCGAGCCAACCGAGACTATGAAGAAGTTCCGTTCAGATAAAGTACTGCGCCCAAGCAAGAAACCGCAGGGCACCAAG GTGTATTTTGGACAGAACATGGTATGCTCCGACTCTCAAATTCCAGGAAAGGGAAAGATGATAACGGTGGGAAATCCTGTCTATGTCCTCAAGGCGTTCTCTTCTGCAGCTGATGCTGCAGCTTGA
- the LOC113782825 gene encoding 60S ribosomal protein L38 — MPKQIHEIKDFLLTARRKDARSVKIKRSKDVVKFKVRCSKYLYTLCVFDSEKADKLKQSLPPGLSVQDL; from the exons ATG CCGAAGCAAATACACGAGATTAAGGATTTCCTTCTCACTGCTAGAAGGAAGGATGCGCGTTCCGTGAAGATAAAGAGGAGCAAAGATGTGGTGAAGTTCAAGGTTCGCTGCTCTAAGTATCTGTACACACTCTGCGTCTTCGACTCCGAGAAGGCTGACAAGTTGAAGCAATCACTTCCCCCAG GTTTGAGCGTGCAGGACCTGTGA